CCGGGCTCGGCTGGCGCTTCTGAGCGGCGCGCCCCACGGCCAGCGCCGCCCCCGCGGCCAGGGCCGCGAGGCCCGCGCCGGCGACCAAGGTGGCGCGCAGCCCCAGTGACTCGCCCAGCCAGCCGCCCGCCGCGGCACCCGCCAGCATGGCGGCGCCGTTCAACAGCCGCAGCGCGCCGCCCACGCGCCCCAGCAGGTGTCCGGGCGTGATGCGCTGGCGCAGGCTGCGCTGGTGCACCTCGTACAGCACGTAGCCGCCGTCGCCCACGACTTGCTGCGCCGAGACCGCGGCGACACCGAGCAGTGTCGCCCCGGGCGCGGCCGAGAGCACGAGCGGCCCGGCCGCGTACAGCGCGAGGCCCGCGACCATCGCCGGTCCGCCCGCGAGGCGCTCGGGCACGCGGTCGGCGAGCAGGGCGCTCGTGAGCGAAGCCACCGCGCCCAGCGCCGCCAGCACGCCGATCACGCCCGCGCCGAAGCCGAGCTCGCGGTACACGAACAGCATGTAGACCGTGCCGACCATCTGGCCGGCGGCCCCTGCCAGCATGCCGGCCGCGGCCACGCCGCGCAGCACGGGCACGCGGCCGATCTCGCGCACGCCGGCGAACAGCTCGCTCGCGCGGCGCCGGCCGGGTGCCGGCGGCGCAAGCTCGGGCTCGGGCGTGCGGATGCGCGCGATCATTGCCGCCGACGCCAGGTAGCTGAGTGCGTCGGCGAGCAGCGCGACCGGCGCCGACAGCCACTGCACGAGCCAGCCGCCCAGCGCGAAGCCGAAGGCCTCGGCGCTCGAGTCACCCGCCTGCAGCCGGCCGTTCGCGCGCACGAGCTCCGCGGGCGGCACGAGCGTCGGCAGGAGCGCGTGCTCCGCCACGTCGAACGCGAAGTCGAACAGCCCGCGACAGAACGCGAACGCGACCAGGTGAGTCATGGTGAGCGCGCCCGCGAAGGCCGCCGCCGGCACCGAGACCAGCAGCACGGCGCGCGCCAGGTCGGCAGTGACCAGCACCGGGCGCCGCCGCACGCGGTCGATGCCGTGCGCCGCGAACAGCCCGAGCGCGAGCCCGGGGATCAGCGCCGCCGAGTTCAGCGCCGCGAGCTGGCCCGGAGTGGCGTGCAGCAGCTCGATCGCCGCCAGCGGCAGCGCGAGCGCCGTCAGCATCGAGCCGAAGTTCGAGACCGTGGCCGCAGCCAGCAGCCGGACGAAGTCGCGGTTCACGCGCCCAGTGACTGCGCGATCTGCCAGCCGGCGACCGCGAGCGGACCGACGCTGCTCGCCAGCAGCGTGGCGTGCTCGCTCGAGGCCGTGCCGTCGCGCACGCGCCCCTGGATGCCCTGCAGGATGCACGCGTTGCGGAACAGGTGGAACGCGCGGTACCAGGCGAACGACTCGATCGACGGACGCCCGGTGCGCCGGCAATAGCTCGCCGCGTAGGCATCGAGCGAGGGCAGGCCGAACGCCTCGAGGTCCAGCCCGCGGAACGCGCCCAGCTCGAACCACGGCATGCACAGGTAGGTGAAGTCACCGAGCGGATGACCCAGGGTCGAGATCTCCCAGTCGAGCACGGCGACCACCCGTGGCTCGCTCGGGTGGATGATGACGTTGTCGAGCTTGAAGTCGCCATGGATGATCGACGTGTCGTCGCCCGGCGGAATGCTGCGCGGCAGCCACTCGGCGAGCCGGTCCATCTCGGGCTGGGGCGCCTCGACCGAGGCGTAGTACTGCTTCGACCAGCGCGAGATCTGGCGCGTGAAGTAATTGCCGGGCCGCCCGTAGTCTTCGAGCCCGAGCCGCTCGGGGTCGAGCGCGTGCAGGCGGGCCAACACCTCGCAGAGTGAGTCGTAGATCGCGAAACGCTCGCGCTTCGACTGGTCGGGCAGGTGCGGCTCCCAGAACACGCGGCCTTCCACGCACTCCATCACGTAGAACCAGGTGCCGATCACCGAGTCATCGGTGCAGAGCGCGTGGGTGCGCGGCACGGGCACGCCCGAGCCCTGCAGCGCCGACAGCACGCGGTACTCGCGGTCCACGGCGTGCGCCGAGGGCAGGAGCTGGCCGGGCGGCTTGCGCCTCACCACGTAGCGCGTGCC
The Myxococcota bacterium genome window above contains:
- a CDS encoding MFS transporter; this encodes MNRDFVRLLAAATVSNFGSMLTALALPLAAIELLHATPGQLAALNSAALIPGLALGLFAAHGIDRVRRRPVLVTADLARAVLLVSVPAAAFAGALTMTHLVAFAFCRGLFDFAFDVAEHALLPTLVPPAELVRANGRLQAGDSSAEAFGFALGGWLVQWLSAPVALLADALSYLASAAMIARIRTPEPELAPPAPGRRRASELFAGVREIGRVPVLRGVAAAGMLAGAAGQMVGTVYMLFVYRELGFGAGVIGVLAALGAVASLTSALLADRVPERLAGGPAMVAGLALYAAGPLVLSAAPGATLLGVAAVSAQQVVGDGGYVLYEVHQRSLRQRITPGHLLGRVGGALRLLNGAAMLAGAAAGGWLGESLGLRATLVAGAGLAALAAGAALAVGRAAQKRQPSPA
- a CDS encoding phosphotransferase, whose translation is MGERQEIFSGTEPVRERHRFDRARLEAWMREHVDGFRGALEVEQFKGGQSNPTYRVAAGGTRYVVRRKPPGQLLPSAHAVDREYRVLSALQGSGVPVPRTHALCTDDSVIGTWFYVMECVEGRVFWEPHLPDQSKRERFAIYDSLCEVLARLHALDPERLGLEDYGRPGNYFTRQISRWSKQYYASVEAPQPEMDRLAEWLPRSIPPGDDTSIIHGDFKLDNVIIHPSEPRVVAVLDWEISTLGHPLGDFTYLCMPWFELGAFRGLDLEAFGLPSLDAYAASYCRRTGRPSIESFAWYRAFHLFRNACILQGIQGRVRDGTASSEHATLLASSVGPLAVAGWQIAQSLGA